A single genomic interval of Deltaproteobacteria bacterium harbors:
- the rpsL gene encoding 30S ribosomal protein S12: MPTINQLVRKGRKTLKKKEKAPALDQCPQKRGVCVRVYTTTPKKPNSALRKVARVRLTNGMEVTSYIPGVGHNLQEHSVVVIRGGRVKDLPGVRYHMIRGVLDTAGVQDRKQGRSKYGAKKPK; the protein is encoded by the coding sequence ATGCCAACTATAAATCAGCTTGTTAGAAAGGGTCGTAAGACCTTAAAAAAGAAAGAAAAAGCACCTGCTCTTGACCAGTGCCCCCAAAAGAGAGGTGTCTGTGTCAGGGTCTACACGACAACCCCTAAAAAGCCAAATTCGGCCCTTAGGAAGGTTGCCAGGGTGAGGCTTACTAACGGGATGGAGGTTACTTCTTATATTCCGGGTGTTGGTCATAACCTTCAGGAGCACTCTGTTGTTGTTATTAGGGGTGGGAGGGTTAAAGACCTTCCTGGTGTAAGGTATCATATGATTAGGGGCGTTTTGGATACTGCCGGTGTTCAGGATAGAAAGCAGGGCAGGTCCAAGTATGGAGCTAAGAAGCCGAAGTAA